In Kordia antarctica, the following proteins share a genomic window:
- a CDS encoding S41 family peptidase: MKKIFKRKIIIPVLAITILFGAVSFKSDFFEIAKQIEIFTTMFKQLNMNYVDETNPAELMDGAIKEMLSDLDPYTKFYNEQDVEAAKIRNAGEYSGIGASVRRNKNKITIIEPYKDYPADKAGMKAGDEIIKIGDIIIANFKEDTGELLKGTANSKVTIVYKRQGKEYTTELTRSKVEIDAVPFYKMIDDKTGYIVLAKFNKKASAQTKEALEKLKEDGAERIILDLRSNPGGLLRESIDIVNLFVPKGEVIVVTKSKVKKYNRTYKTRKSPVDTEIPLVVLVNGRSASASEIVSGALQDLDRAVVIGARSFGKGLVQQPKKLTYGTQIKITISRYYTPSGRCIQALDYWNRDEEGKAVRTDANDYTAFKTKKGRTVYDGGGINPDIEINSQKTSDFTKSLMGNLVIFDYATEFYNQNSFATMNDFSFDDSNYNAFKQSVVSSGMDYYETNTEKELQKIMNTKEAEDFGAGVSKEYSELLASIKQSKLEALDTYKAQIEQELQNEILKRYFYREGLYEYQLTHDEAIKSATALLANKSEYEAVLD, translated from the coding sequence ATGAAAAAAATATTCAAAAGAAAAATTATAATTCCTGTATTAGCAATTACAATTTTATTTGGCGCAGTAAGTTTTAAAAGTGACTTTTTTGAAATCGCGAAGCAAATTGAAATATTCACAACCATGTTTAAGCAATTAAATATGAATTATGTAGATGAAACAAATCCTGCCGAATTGATGGATGGAGCCATCAAAGAAATGCTCAGTGATTTGGATCCGTACACAAAGTTTTACAACGAACAAGACGTAGAAGCTGCCAAAATTAGAAATGCTGGCGAATATTCAGGAATTGGCGCATCTGTTCGTAGAAACAAAAATAAAATTACCATTATTGAACCGTATAAAGATTATCCTGCCGATAAAGCCGGAATGAAAGCTGGCGATGAAATTATAAAAATTGGCGACATTATAATTGCAAATTTTAAAGAAGATACTGGCGAATTGCTAAAAGGTACTGCCAATAGTAAAGTTACCATTGTGTACAAACGTCAAGGAAAAGAATACACAACCGAGTTGACGCGTAGTAAAGTTGAAATAGACGCAGTTCCTTTTTATAAAATGATTGATGACAAAACTGGATATATTGTACTGGCTAAATTCAACAAAAAAGCAAGTGCACAAACCAAAGAAGCATTAGAAAAACTAAAAGAAGATGGCGCGGAACGTATTATTTTAGACTTGCGAAGTAATCCTGGAGGATTATTGCGTGAATCTATTGATATTGTGAATCTTTTTGTGCCAAAAGGCGAAGTGATTGTGGTTACAAAATCGAAAGTAAAAAAATACAACCGAACGTATAAAACTAGAAAAAGTCCTGTGGATACAGAAATTCCATTAGTAGTTTTAGTAAATGGTAGAAGTGCCTCAGCAAGCGAAATTGTTTCTGGAGCATTGCAAGATTTAGACAGAGCTGTCGTAATTGGCGCGCGAAGTTTTGGAAAAGGCTTGGTACAACAACCAAAAAAATTAACGTACGGAACACAAATAAAAATAACGATTTCAAGATATTATACACCTTCTGGACGTTGTATTCAGGCATTGGATTACTGGAATAGAGATGAAGAAGGAAAAGCCGTAAGAACCGATGCAAATGATTATACTGCGTTTAAAACGAAAAAAGGAAGAACAGTTTATGATGGTGGCGGAATCAATCCGGATATTGAAATTAATTCACAAAAAACAAGTGATTTTACAAAGTCATTAATGGGAAATTTGGTCATTTTTGATTATGCAACCGAGTTCTACAATCAAAACTCATTTGCAACGATGAATGATTTTTCTTTTGACGATTCAAATTATAATGCGTTTAAGCAAAGTGTCGTTTCTTCAGGAATGGATTACTACGAAACAAATACGGAGAAAGAGCTTCAAAAAATAATGAACACAAAAGAAGCGGAAGATTTTGGCGCTGGTGTTTCTAAAGAATATAGCGAATTGTTAGCTTCCATTAAACAAAGTAAATTAGAAGCGTTAGACACGTATAAGGCGCAAATTGAACAAGAGCTTCAAAACGAAATCTTAAAGCGTTACTTCTATCGTGAAGGTTTGTACGAGTATCAACTTACACATGATGAAGCTATCAAATCAGCAACTGCGTTATTGGCTAATAAAAGTGAATATGAAGCAGTTTTGGATTAA
- a CDS encoding GNAT family N-acetyltransferase: MLTVKVKSFSEFTIDELHDVFQLRSEVFVVEQDCVYQDIDGKDRKALHVIGCDENEKIVAYTRLFNAGDYFDNASIGRVVVSENARAFKYGHAIMKASIAAIEQHYNTKNIKISAQTYLKKFYESHGFTQVGDEYLEDGIPHIGMVR; this comes from the coding sequence ATGCTAACAGTAAAAGTAAAATCATTTAGCGAATTTACCATTGATGAATTACACGATGTATTCCAATTGCGAAGTGAAGTTTTTGTGGTAGAACAAGATTGCGTATACCAAGATATTGACGGAAAAGACCGAAAAGCATTGCACGTTATTGGTTGTGACGAAAACGAAAAAATTGTAGCATACACGCGACTTTTTAATGCAGGCGATTATTTTGACAACGCAAGTATTGGTAGAGTAGTAGTTTCAGAAAACGCACGTGCTTTTAAATACGGACATGCAATTATGAAAGCTTCTATTGCAGCAATTGAACAGCATTATAATACAAAAAATATTAAAATTTCAGCACAAACGTATTTGAAAAAATTCTACGAATCACACGGTTTTACTCAAGTTGGCGATGAATATTTAGAAGATGGAATTCCACATATTGGAATGGTTAGATAA